The following DNA comes from Vicinamibacterales bacterium.
TGGCGCTGGCGCAGGAAGCCGTGGCGATCCGCACCGAACGGCTCCCCGCCCGCCATTGGAAGCGGGCGGCGGCCAATCTCGAGCTTGGCGCCGTGCTGCTCGACCTGGGCCGTCGGGAGGACGCGGCGACGCTCCTGGCCCCGGCGGCCACCGCCCTGGCGTCGAGCCTCGGGGCGGAGGATGCGCGGGCCGCTCAGGCCCGGGCGCTCCTGGCCGAAGCCTCCGCGTCCTGACCCGGGCCACCGGCCCGGCCGACCGCCCGTCCAGTCGCCCGCGTCAGGCCCGCCCTGTGATGACCAAGTTCTGGATTGGCCGCTAAGTAGTTGGGCCATTCGAGCAATTTAATACCGACATGGATTGACTTTTGTTCTCCGACTGGTCCCTGATAACGATGACGCCATCAGTCCCAGAACGCTCCAGGGATATGCACGATCAGCCAGACTTTCACGCGGATTCGTCGACTTTTCCTGGGGATTTCGACAGGATTCCGGCGCGGCCCCGTTCTTGCTCGGGGCGTGGTGCGGCCCGACAAAATGGCTGGCCTGAGCCGGCCGAGGCTTCCGTCGCAGTTGCGCGCGGGGAGCCCAGGGACCGACTTGCGAGGACGAACGACATGCTTTCGGCAGCCGCGGAACCGCAACTGATTGGGGACAGTCCCGCCGTCAACGACCTGCGCATCGACATCGAGCGCACGGCGCGTTCGGATGCGAAGGTGCTCATCACGGGTGAGAGCGGCGTCGGCAAGGAGCTGGTGGCGCGGGCCGTCCACGCCCATTCGGCTCGCGCGGCCCGGCCGTTCGTGGCCGTCAACTGCGCCGGCCTCCCGGAGACCCTGCTCGAATCCGAGCTGTTCGGTCATGTGAAGGGCAGTTTCACGGGGGCGTACCGCGACAAGCAGGGCAAGCTCGAGATGGCCGATGGCGGGACCCTCTTCCTCGACGAAGTCGGGGAAATGACCCTGCGGATGCAGGGGCTGCTGCTGCGCTTCCTCGAGACGGGCGAACTGCAGAAGGTGGGGGCCGACCGGTCCAAGGCCACGGTGAACATCCGCGTCATTGCGGCCACGAATCGGAACCTTCGCGAGCTGATCGCCCAGCAGGCGTTCCGGGAGGACCTCTACTACCGGCTCAACGTCATCCATCTCGTGGTGCCGCCTCTTCGGGAGCGCCGCGGCGACATCCCGGAACTCGTGGAGCGCTTCGTGCAAAGAAGTACGGCGAGCGGCCACTACGTGCTCCGGTCGGTGTCCCCGGAAGCCATGGAGGCCCTCACGAAGTACTCATGGCCCGGGAACGT
Coding sequences within:
- a CDS encoding sigma-54 dependent transcriptional regulator gives rise to the protein MLSAAAEPQLIGDSPAVNDLRIDIERTARSDAKVLITGESGVGKELVARAVHAHSARAARPFVAVNCAGLPETLLESELFGHVKGSFTGAYRDKQGKLEMADGGTLFLDEVGEMTLRMQGLLLRFLETGELQKVGADRSKATVNIRVIAATNRNLRELIAQQAFREDLYYRLNVIHLVVPPLRERRGDIPELVERFVQRSTASGHYVLRSVSPEAMEALTKYSWPGNVRELQNLVERLAVTCQREVAMPDDLPPEVRLLPVGAYRPRRERRRTVSDELYQKLVDTGESFWTLVYPLYMQREITRGNLRDLVRKGLQEARGNYRIVVRLFNMAPTDYKRFLNFLRTHECQVSFKEFR